A section of the bacterium genome encodes:
- a CDS encoding inositol-3-phosphate synthase, translating into MSKKVRVAIVGVGNCASSLVQGVEFYKNAAEDEFVPGLMHVNLGGYHIRDIEFVAAVDVNRTKVGHDLAEAVFADPNNTIKFSDVPTTGITVKRGPVIDGIGKYLSQVIQISDEPEVDMVQLLKESRADVMVSYLPVGSEKASRFYAEQALAAGVGFVNCIPVFIAKEWGDRFRKAGLPIVGDDIKSQVGATITHRVLAKLFGDRGVKLLRTSQLNVGGNTDFMNMLERERLESKKISKTQAVTSQLATPLEPRNVYIGPSDYVSWLDDRKWAHIRLEGQTFGNVPLNLELKLEVWDSPNSAGVVIDAIRCCKLALDKGISGPLFGPAAYFMKSPPIQYSDEEARRMVEDFICKNDGRKKGQGDAEVELASVK; encoded by the coding sequence ATGAGCAAAAAAGTCAGAGTGGCAATCGTGGGGGTGGGCAACTGCGCCAGCTCCCTGGTCCAGGGTGTGGAGTTCTACAAGAACGCGGCTGAGGATGAGTTCGTTCCCGGTCTGATGCATGTCAACCTGGGCGGATACCACATCCGCGACATCGAGTTCGTGGCCGCGGTGGATGTCAACCGGACCAAGGTCGGTCACGATCTGGCCGAGGCCGTGTTCGCCGACCCGAACAACACGATCAAGTTCAGCGACGTGCCCACCACGGGGATTACGGTCAAACGCGGCCCGGTGATCGACGGGATCGGCAAGTACCTGTCGCAGGTGATCCAGATCTCGGATGAGCCCGAGGTCGACATGGTCCAGTTGCTCAAGGAGAGCCGGGCCGATGTGATGGTCAGCTACCTGCCCGTGGGCAGCGAGAAAGCCTCGCGTTTCTACGCCGAGCAGGCCCTGGCCGCGGGCGTGGGCTTTGTCAACTGCATCCCGGTGTTCATCGCCAAGGAGTGGGGCGACCGTTTCCGCAAGGCCGGCCTGCCGATCGTGGGCGATGACATCAAGAGCCAGGTCGGGGCGACTATCACCCACCGCGTGCTGGCCAAGCTGTTCGGCGACCGCGGCGTTAAGCTGCTGCGCACCAGCCAGCTCAATGTGGGCGGCAACACCGATTTCATGAACATGCTGGAGCGCGAGCGCCTGGAGAGCAAGAAAATCTCGAAGACCCAGGCCGTGACCAGCCAGCTTGCCACCCCGCTGGAGCCGCGCAATGTCTACATCGGCCCGAGCGACTATGTCTCGTGGCTGGATGACCGCAAGTGGGCGCACATCCGTCTCGAGGGCCAGACGTTCGGCAACGTGCCGCTGAACCTGGAGCTCAAACTCGAGGTCTGGGACAGCCCCAACTCGGCCGGCGTGGTGATCGACGCGATCCGCTGCTGCAAGTTGGCCCTGGACAAGGGGATCAGCGGCCCGCTGTTCGGCCCGGCGGCCTATTTCATGAAGAGTCCTCCGATCCAGTATTCGGATGAGGAGGCCCGTCGCATGGTCGAGGATTTCATCTGCAAGAACGACGGCCGGAAGAAGGGTCAGGGGGACGCCGAGGTCGAGCTGGCCTCGGTGAAATAA